CGCGGTCCTAAACAACGCCGGCATCATCTTGTCTTGCAGTGCTAAACTGCAATGGCAAGATGGCAGGGTCGGGACCTTCCGTTGCTCGTTCCTAGGTGACCTAAACATGGATGTCACGATAACCGGAACAGAGGGCACTTTGTCCGTTCACGACTATGTTGCCCCATTTCAGGAGAAAAAGTCTAGTTTCACCACGGTCGTAAAATCGGGTGCGACGTTAGAAACCCGTGAGCATGTCGTTACGACGGAGCTTCCTCAGGAGGCTCTCATGGTGAGAGAGTTTTCAAGGTTGGTTGGGAGCATCAAATATGAAGGAGCCAAGCCGGAGAAAGAATGGCCAACTCTTAGTAGGAAGACTCAAGCTGTGGTGGATGCGGTGAAGGTGTCTATTGATAGAGATTATGAAATTGTTGACATTGTGTATTAGAATGGTTTAGGTTTGTTATTGATTCGTGTTTGTTGACATTGTGTATTAGAATGGTTTAGGTTTGTTATTgattcgtgttcgtgtttgtgtCCGTGTTCATAATACATCGGATTATATGTGAGGTGTATTAAATAAAGTGACACATTGCTTGGATGGGTGAGGACAAAATCAGAGATAACATGTGTAGTATACTTTACTAAATTTTCCTTATCTTTATATTACCTCTATCttttaaaattgaatcttttgaaataacacaagttttaatatccatttgataaattaaaagaaaaaatagttgaaatattattaatgaaGAATAGATCTCGAGAaaaatatttctaaaaataataaaaaaaagaaatttaaaagataaaccaaaataaaatatttaatagaaAGTATTATTATTAACAGAGGTAGTATTCTTTAGTAGTCGTAGCATAGAAAGTGCataaataaatttcaaacaataaagtgaaaattacaattttattgataataaatttgacaagactaaaaattacaaattataatgaatacattttatttataaaaattaataaacaatacttaaagttaaaccttttgatttttaaaatatcaatacttaaaagtggacttgagcatttaaattggaagagagtgtattagattattcttttttatagttacacattcttggatgtgttactctttctttcaatgtgggataaaagtcattatttataaatatatgatagATTGTCCATCATtcttcgtctatattaatactctatcttctattatgataatttaacaataaatattattacataaactattattcattagttttttatcattaatgatttgcttatgtttatgtaggggagcgttattctccttttcacatcttagatcctttttccttcttaatattacgcgttagatctaaggcatcaacggatcagattgattctataaaactggttccgtgttgcattatagaaggtggttgtatgcattacagggttattattgtcatttgacggaaaagtaactgccacattttgttatctgcgaataatgcaccacatggtcacgagtaatgcatataattgactatataatgcacaatatgtgaactgcaatgcatacgaataagatgtaccatgttatgatgtttggacacacgtttcttgtttcccctaagggtttaataagattaggggctagggtatagtacgtagacacgtatgtaatcttcacatggtaacgagtaatggatataattgactatataatgcacaatttgtgaactgcaatgcatacgaacaagatgtgctgtgttatgatgtttgagacacgtttcttgtttcccctaagggtttaataagcttaggggctagggtatagtacgtacgcattaataacaaattataaaacgatacgaataattcaccaaattgtcacgagtaatggatgttattaactatataatgcacaatatgtgaactgcaatgcatacgaataagatgtaccgtcttatgatgtttgacacacgtttcttgtttcccctaagggtttaataagcttaggggctagggtatagtacgtagacattactaacaaattgttgttattggaatatacgtatgtgcattatttggtttaggtagtgcattatgtagctgttaattgtcattatctcagtatattatgcattattagaggtattgtgtatatgggttaatcaacggattgaagattacatacgtgcatttagtaatgtctacgtactataccctagcccctaagcttattaaacccttaggggaaacaagaaacgtgtgtcaaacatcataagatggtacatcttattcgtatgcattgcagttcacatattgtgcattatatagttaataacatccattactcgtgacaatttggtgaattattcgtatcgttttataatttgttattaatgcgtacgtactataccctagcccctaagcttattaaacccttaggggaaacaagaaacgtgtgtcaaacatcataacacagcacatcttgttcgtatgcattgcagttcacaaattgtgcattatatagtcaattatatccattactcgttaccatgtgaagattacatacgtgtctacgtactataccctagcccctaagcttattaaacccttaggggaaacaagaaacgtgtgtccaaacatcataacatggtacatcttattcgtatgcattgcagttcacatattgtgcattatatagtcaattatatgcattactcgtgaccatgtggtgcattattcgtagcggtttccagccattattagattactattgtaccctcataatgcacaaaataggacaaataatgcaacacgtgattaattacccaatgttgatcttgaccgtccatttctctaatctaatggctgatattaagaaggaaaaaggaggaaatataggaaaaggaaatgaatacatccatgtttatgtatatgttaactaataaataatattatacacataaaaagaataattcttatacaaattgtataaacctaacaataattattatacaaataaatattttctatatacaaatcatatttctcaatatttctttatttttatcaatcaagaatatatttgaataataattttgtttatatatacattatacaaaacatgaaaaaagtagaagaaaaagaaagttttgtatcccacattggaaaaagatgaatgaatgctctaaacatatagttataaaagaaaatacttcaacatattttgtctcacattgaaagtgaaacataaaacattcaaggatgtctatataaaagagaaacaaccaagaatggattcataaattcgcaagcccatcaaatatatatgggctattattaatttcttgtattcatttatttgtaaaaattatttttaaatataaaaatcaatttttataaatgaaaaataatttttttaaatttcggttTAACCGTtgaaccgacggttccggtttcgcATTTCGTTGAACCTGAATCGGACCGTGTGAACCGCTGAACCTTCCGGCAGTTCAGAACCAccgcgccggttccggtttatgaATTGGTGtttccgaaccggcggttaaccgccggtctGGTTCAGTTTATGCATGACTAGACGTAGTTGTCCAATGAGATCGTAGGTATTTAAGCTCTTAGTGGGTATCTTGGAtgtgattttaattttctattatatAGTATTATTGTTGTACTAtcatttcatcaaaattttacTTGCATGCATTGAGAAATGTTGTGATTTAGTTACTATTTTCATTAACTATTTTCTCAATACGATAATtgcataaataaatactatttCATTCGTCTGTAAAATTTTGTTCAGTTTTGCTATTTCGGTCCGTCCACGAAATGTTGcccactttattttttttcttcttccatttttggtaaatgaacctcactttccactaattcattacactcatattctattataaaattaatatataaatataggacCTATATTCCATTAACCTTTTctactcatttttcttaacatttcttaaaacttatgCCGAATCAAACTTGAACAACATTTTGCAAACAGGGGGAGTACTACTAAATCGAATCGAATAACAATGGTCCAAAACTAACCCCATGTCCAAAAGAGTTGCAACATGTCACATTTTCACCAGTCTTCATTGCTTTTATTCCCACAAATCAACCTCATATTGTTATCCATAACTATCGTTGCAAATTGATAACCACTAAACAATTACACCAAAAATCATCAATTTGCCAAAAAATGGCCACCGATccgccggcgccggcgccggTGCGCTTCGGCATCGTTGGCTGCGCCAACATAGCGCGCAAGGTGTCGCGCGCCATCCTCCACTCCCCCAACTCCACCATCGTAGCCGTGGGGAGCCGCTCCGCGGCCAAGGCCGCCGCCTTCGCCGCGGAAAACGGCTTCTACGACGCCGTGCTGGACGACCCCGACGTCGACGCCGTGTACATACCGCTGCCGACGAGCCTCCATCGCCTCTGGGCCGTGGCGGCGGCGCAGAGGGGGAAGCACGTGCTACTGGAGAAGCCGGTGGCGCTGAGCGCCGCCGAGCTGGATGAGATCCTGGCGGCGTGCGAGTCCAGTAGGGTGCAGTACATTGATGCTACCATGTGGATGCACCACCCTCGCACGGCCGAGATGGAGGCCTTTCTGGCCGATCAACGGCGCTTCGGCCGCCTCCAAGCGGTGAGATTTTTTGAGTCGAACTTTTAACTTATTATCTTGTACTAGTATTTCAAAATGGAGCGTTTTACTAACTAAGTGATCTGAGATCTAAactattttttaaattgatttatgTCAAAAATATTCAGATTGGGTTAAAAACATGAAAAGTACTATGTAAACAAAGTACTTTTATCCAATGATTTACTCAAATAAATCATCATatagtttaattttttatgtatttaaaaaaaCGACCTTTTTGGAAATTGTTTTCTGTGTTTTTCTTCCTTAAATTGggttaaatttataaaaagttATACCCAATGATTACTCAAAATGACGCATCTTAGAATTATGAAGAATTATGGTTTTAGTAAATTTGGATGAAACTGAACTACAAAAATCTCAGTACCAAAATTCTTTACATACACCAAATGAAGGGATAGTTTTGTTGAATTTATTGAATTGTTCATTTAGTTTTTTCTAAAAAGTATCTGAATCATATTCTATCATTTGTTTTATCCAAAAAAACTAACTTCAAAGGTCAATTAAAATGAATCTGTAGTTAACTTAAGTAGTTGTATGAAGTTGCAAACTTTATTAGTCCAAATTgcaataattatatataaataatcatattgcaaTTGAGTCATATACTGTACCATATAATGCTTTTTCATgtgtataatttataaaatttcgATTCATTTAACAGATCCATAGCATTTTCTCGTACAATTGTGGTGGCCAAGATTTCCTCGAAAATGACATCCGTGTAAAGCCGGATCTCGACGCCCTAGGGGACGCCGGGTGGTATTGCATCCGGGCGAGTCTTTGGGCGGTCAACTATCGCCTCCCAAAGACCGTTACCGCTCTCAAAGATGCAGAGTTGAACGAAGCAGGGGAGAtctgatgattccgcgaatttttgatgttagtaaaagcacgtaaaaataaattacgacacagagaattttacgtggttcgatttactgaggtaaatctacgtccacggggagaaatgggggcaggtttgtattgcttgatctgcgaattacagcttacaacacagacttgctatatgattatttctctagagagattctaacccttttctaccagatctaagttctatttatacattgaactaagatcgtggcttacatcatcactctaggtcgtggaggtcgtgtaggtcatggcctaagatcgtggcctgagttgacgccacgtggtagtgggtatgttggaagtcgtggaaatcctgcatgggtccactaactccttgttcggtcgaaaactgagaccgaactgctttggttgccgatctgagagtagagcttgatgccgacctaatagcagagcttgattggttggcttttgccgagctgtaggctgaggccgaactcttactgagaccgaactgctttggttgccgatctgagagcttggtgccgacttgagagcagagcttgattggttggcttttaccgagctgtaggctgaggccgaactctttggtaatgccgaactcatactcttccttgggctttgggctgatgggccgtcactgctgttgggcttgtttagtccgtaccccatcactaccccccccgaaagacgaagtgctgtaggctgaggccgaactcttactgagaccgaactgctttggttgccgatctgagagcttggtgccgacttgagagcagagcttgattggttggcttttaccgagctgtaggctgaggccgaactctttggtaatgccgaactcatactcttccttgggctttgggctgatgggccgtcactgctgttgggcttgtttagtccgtaccccatcactacccccccccgaaagacgaagtgaatcacttcggcgaagcgagtcacttcggcattctggataaaggtacgggggaggctgacgtcaggggacgtgccgtgcacgtgactgcattaaatgcgacagtaaaatccggccgttgaatcctgaaaaggtgggattcgaaacggtgtgacgattttgaaatcttcgccgaatctgataaatacctcccttcttcatcgtttgaacacctttgctattggcttcttctgcactctctatcttttgcgtgaaagattttcttccgctttcaaaaatttcctcagattttgcaaagagtaaggaccatgtctgcttcttcttcgtctgagtctggtagcggtggtgaagggggtaaggggtcttctagccggaaagaatccggggagaagaccgtagagtattttcacagtatcttgagtaaggatactgtgatatcccttcacgaaaaatactcttttcctggggggaaggttgcgattcctgACGACCTTTATAGGGCGGACTCGCCGCCGGAAGGTTACGCCACCGTCTACGAAGccagcttagaatgcgggcttcgtttcccccttccccttgcctttgtagagttgctagatttttttcaactccctttaggtcaggtgactccgaactcttggaggcacttatcggcttttgctgccgaactgcgtaggctagataaggatctgtctctgagggcaatccttaattttttccagtttaaaaggaagggatcttggttttacttggttcctttacagccttttagggccttttgtaaaaccaaatggccgaaatggcaaaatcgcttctttttttataataggactgcggctcctagttttccctggagagggccgaagtccgttatccgtcatcctcggcctgaaccgttggacgagctcgatggcgagctcaacaagattcccatagttaggaaacaatacacggagtctgagctcgtcaagggcgacgtcgtgttcgacatctcgtcttcggacgaagaggccgagggtgaggatttctctttatctttatgctctactgctttaacgaagaaaactaaccttgctttcttgctttttggcagtgtacatgctgaacaaggctacccgaaaatcttcggagtccaaggagccggagagagagaaggctaccagctcggcgcctgaggccgagaagaatccgaagaggcaaaagacttCTTCGGGTctaaagaagccggagtcgacttcggcaagtaggaaggggaagacccagaagcccccgagagcgccagagaaagacgtggtcttggcgcctccttcggagcatatctgtgagccatttttatggcccacggacttcgccgaggtgaattgtcttcttgattctttggcttggcttctgtcctgtatttttggtgccctctgttgacttttttccttatccattttcagaggaacgatatgctctccaagctcgtcgccgtcgagctctccaaagcgtccaacgactatgctgagatgcagaggaagttggcggctgcttgtcaccgggccgagcaggctgaggcaaactttgagaaagccagagctgctaggatttcggcccaggatgaagctcagtttgccaaaaaccagctcgtcatccagcgagagcagtcgaaacggagtgatgctgccgccgtggttgcccaaggagagggtctccgtgtatacacggagaaactctttttgagcagccagttctcggcctttgtcggtagtctggtaaggctaattgccgataagggcgagcagggggccgacgtcgtgctgcctctgtacagccgagagatagcagctcggcttcagaatctgccgctccttgaggagctcgcttcatcctcggccctgctttctgcagaccgagtccggagttgtcgagctgatcgggacgagaacctggaggctatctttgcttctgtgggacccgtttcacccgcttcgacttacaacggagagggtgaggccgagccgctggagctggaggccgaagtcgagcgggtcgggcatccggagaaggaggccgatcaggaggcggaggcgaggccggcaggaggcgaggccgaggctgaggtagcccaggagaaagaagctgtaccagaccgaggagccggagacgaagctggcggagtatgatttcgtctcccttctcttagtctagtttcttccttgtaaaatggccttgaagccctagtgtaaaaaaattttccttgtgaatgaaaaattctctacacttgtcttcgtatagcttttcgtactcgcctttattcctgttgtattttactatctgctcggtacagctgccgaactaatatagctgctttgtacccaaggagatggagatacttcactggaaacggctgtactcttcggctttggacgaagctgagagaagagctatagccgatcagacgaagaatgacgagcttctggctcgtttagtgaagctggatgccgataataaggacttagagtccgataagaatgatctggaggccgagctgaatacgaccattgctgagaggactgcgtacgaggattacatccgtgtgcgcgggggaatgaccatatcagatgttcagagtcgagttgacgaactgtgggaggaatataatgtactccggaggaacaatgcgctggagagctcggcttgccaacaagtcgtgacatcattgcggcgctgggtctctcggtacgacatagttcttgcccggcgtccctcaattgagagattcctccggcatttcccgccaacagatgctagtactccagctcaaacctctgattcacttgctcaaaaccctactccaagtcagcaacgaactcagggacaaccggagacgtcaagtcgaggacggactgaagttcgcagaggagctgtggttatgagtgagcaagatcggcaaatgcttcgtgaagagactcttcgccgccgaggtgctagggcttcccgggctcagagaagaggtggcaggtcgattagagcatctcgtcgacctgcttattctgcagctgcttggaacgcccgaactcagcttcacgaggattttgtgaatagatggctcaactttagcaaccctggacagtagaatagtcctttgtaatagcgtaacgccatcttgtagggtagcggagttgtgtgccgaacaagatttgaaaatgaaattttgtttttgttttcgcttctaacactgtatttacagcttagcgaaaaaatttcatcgtacttgtcctcggtcttatgaagtagacttctttgaccggacttgtctttggtctgatgaaataaacatctttgaccggactcgtctttggtctgatgaaataaacatctttgaccggactcgtctttggtctgatgaaataaacatctttgaccggactcgtctttggtctgatgaaataaacatctttgaccggactcgtctttggtctgatgaaataaacatctttgaccggactcgtctttggtctgatgaaataaacatctttgaccggactcgtctttggtctgatgaaataaacatctttgaccggactcgtcttttgttctaatttggcgatttttgtcgccgggattgaactttcccttgtcctaattcggcgagttttatcgcgtggatcggactttcccagttcaccgaagtggtcttatgcagtaaacctctttgactagacatggtcgtcctcggtcttatgaggtaaacttctttgaccgaacttggtcgtcctaattcggcgaggtttatcgcgtggatcggactttcccttgtcctaattcaggcaagttttatcgcgagaatcggactttcgttgcagttcgtttcagacgaagtgcttgatttttaagccgaattgtggtcttgtatcctctttagaagcttggacttcacaatcgttggcttattgcagctcgtttcagacgaactgcttgtttaagctgaattgtggtcttgtatcttctgtagaagctttgactcacaatcgttggcttgttgcagctcgtttcagacgaactgcttgtttaagctgaattgtggtcttgtatcttctgtagaagctttgacgcacaatcgttggcttgtatgttctaaaaaggggatcagcctttgaagaacgagatacctcagttttatttgtaagagacgacactcacatagacagacacaacgcacgtagagacaagaacaagtaaaaaacaaagaaaacacataagactgactgaccggactgtctcttacaaatggaactttttgaggttggaaacgtaccatgttcggggtacttgtgctcttgacacgtgagtcaatttgtaagaccctttgccgaggacttctgacacccgatatggaccttcccatgtgggttcgagttcgcccagcttttctgctcggcttacttcgttgtttctcaagacgagatctcccacttgaaattgcagctttttcaccctttggttataataccgggctacttgctcctcgTACtcggctgcttttatgcaggccaattctcttttttcttcagcaagatctagttcggctcttagtccgtcctcattcagttctgctgagaaattaagagcTCGGGGACTGgctatgccgatctcaaccggaatcacggcttcagtgctgtacaccatcgagttcggcttcAGTGCCGGTGTGACTTtggtcatttcgcttgccttTGACTCCGGCAGCAGTGATTGTtgtgcttgatggtgccgatctgactgctcggcacttttaagcgcaatctacgaacacacttgctctttttcgatcacctcggatgaccgctatccctcctttagtggagaaggtgttcggcgaggacgcctctgatcgctatgaccgggcttctttttgtcttctcaagatgagctgtctaaagaccgttttcgacggtctgcctcatcggcacgagaaaactggtccgcaatgtcccacatctcttgagctgtttgcggactgcattccacgagctttctgtagagagctccgggcaggattccattttggaatgccgaaatgacaagtagatcattgagattatctacttgtaggcactcctcatggaatctcgtcaggaagtcgctgatcttttcgtcgcgaccttgacgtatagaaagcagctgagccgaagtattccgggcttccgctttctgaaagaacctcctgtggaaagcatccatcagatctcggtaggatctaatgctgccttgaggaaggctgtcgaaccaccttctggcgttcccgatgagcagctcggggaacagcttgcacatatggacctcattgagaccttggttcgccatattatactgatagcgtcccaggaagtcatgaggatccacgagtccgtcatag
This sequence is a window from Salvia splendens isolate huo1 chromosome 14, SspV2, whole genome shotgun sequence. Protein-coding genes within it:
- the LOC121763955 gene encoding uncharacterized oxidoreductase At4g09670-like, which translates into the protein MATDPPAPAPVRFGIVGCANIARKVSRAILHSPNSTIVAVGSRSAAKAAAFAAENGFYDAVLDDPDVDAVYIPLPTSLHRLWAVAAAQRGKHVLLEKPVALSAAELDEILAACESSRVQYIDATMWMHHPRTAEMEAFLADQRRFGRLQAIHSIFSYNCGGQDFLENDIRVKPDLDALGDAGWYCIRASLWAVNYRLPKTVTALKDAELNEAGEI